A DNA window from Pedomonas mirosovicensis contains the following coding sequences:
- a CDS encoding PEP-CTERM sorting domain-containing protein, producing the protein MRELFAAALAALTLSSAAQATIITGAVTANGNYNPAATLSNLSDGITPANGTGYNTPGQTVWWGGSNTFFTIDFGDLVSFDQALLSVDHNDNYLVSYSTDGVSFTDLFSVLRTEGTVNWGIEAFEKSFDAVTARYLRVSASGGDNLFAVGELHVTAAPPVTDVPEPAIVGLLGVGLAGVAALRGRRRG; encoded by the coding sequence ATGCGCGAACTTTTTGCGGCTGCCCTGGCCGCGCTCACGCTTTCGTCGGCGGCACAGGCCACGATCATCACGGGCGCCGTTACGGCGAACGGCAACTATAATCCCGCCGCCACCCTGTCCAACCTGTCGGACGGCATCACCCCGGCCAATGGCACCGGCTACAATACCCCTGGGCAAACCGTCTGGTGGGGCGGATCGAACACCTTCTTCACGATCGACTTTGGTGATCTGGTATCGTTCGATCAGGCGCTGCTGTCCGTCGATCACAACGATAACTACCTGGTGTCCTACTCAACGGACGGCGTCTCCTTCACCGACCTGTTCTCGGTTCTGCGGACCGAAGGGACGGTCAACTGGGGCATCGAGGCCTTCGAGAAGAGCTTTGACGCGGTCACGGCGCGTTACCTGCGCGTCAGCGCCTCGGGCGGGGACAACCTCTTTGCGGTAGGTGAGCTGCACGTGACGGCTGCGCCGCCGGTCACCGACGTTCCGGAGCCGGCGATTGTCGGTCTGCTCGGCGTCGGCCTGGCCGGCGTTGCGGCGCTGCGTGGCCGTCGCCGGGGCTGA